A segment of the Bacteroidota bacterium genome:
AGAGGAAAAAATTAAAGAAGGGTTCGATTTTGTTATATTTGGACACTCTCATAAAAGAAAATTTGAAAAATACGATTCCGGAGCATACATAAACCTCGGTTCCTGGTTTCAGCAACCTTGTTACGGGCTTTTGGATGATAAAGGATTTACCATTACGGATTTGAATTAATGACTGAAAATAAAAGTTTAAGATCGAGATTACAGAAGAAACATAAAATAATGCTCATAGCCGGCGGAGTTTTGGTTCTCTTTCTGTTTTCTTTTGCAATTATGTGGGTGAAGATAAAATCCGGGCTTCCTGTTGTGGAAGAGCTGGAAAATCCCAAATTTTTTCTGGCGAGCAAAGTCTTTGATACCAAGGGCGAATTGTTGGGCCACTTCTATGTGGAGAATCGTGTCGAAGTTCAGTACGCTGATATTCCTAAAAATCTGATTGAAGCCCTCATTTCCACCGAGGACAAGAAGTTTTTTGACCATTGGGGAGTGGATGTGGACAGAATTATTAAATCAGCGGTTAAAACCATTTTCCTTGGAAAACCGCAGGGTGCCAGTACCCTCACACAGCAGCTCGCCCGTAATCTTTACAAGTTTAAGGATAATGACGAAAGTTCTTCCGAACTGGCGATGAGAAAAGTACGGGAGTGGATTACAGCGGTTCAAATAGAAAGATCCTTCTCGAAAACCGAAATTCTGACGATGTATTTGAATTTCAACTATTTTGGTCGCCGCTCCTACGGAATTGAGAGTGCTGCGAAAAACTTCTTTGGTGTGTCCACGAAAGAATTGACTCCTGAAAAATCGGCACTTCTTGTAGCATTGTTAAAATCACCCACCTATTTTGATCCTATCCGGTATCCCGAGAGATCAATCCAGCGTAGAAACCAGGTGCTTAAGAACATGATGGACGACGGATTTCTCACAGAGGATGAGTACCGGAAGTATTCAGGAATGAAAATCGAAATAAGGAGAGAGAAGAAAGAGGCGCTCCTTAACAAAGCTCCATACTTTCTGGAGTACCTGAAAAATGAGATGATTCAGAGTGAAAAAGCCACGGGTATTGATGTTCTGACCGCCGGTTTGAATATTTATACCACTCTCGATCTCGAGATGCAGATGATAGCTGACCGGGCTGTCGTGAGCAATGTGAACAGATTGCAGCGGGGTTTCGACAGTTACTGGAGCTGGGGTGGGAAGCAGGCACTGCTTGATGATATTCTTGACAAAGCGATAAAAAACGACGAAGAATATCAGATTCTTGTTACCAAGGAAGAGAAACAGGCTTACTACAACAAGCTCAAAAAAGATAAAAAATTCGTTGATTCGGTGAAGTATGCAGCAACAAGGGTTCAGGCAGGATTTGTAGCCCTTGAAGTAGGTACGGGTCATATCCTCGCAATGGTCGGTGGAACCGATACAACCCGGGGATTCGGACTGAATCATGTAACTCAGATCAGGAGACAACCAGGTTCAACTTATAAAGCAATCCTTTACACCTCAGCAATTGAGAAATCGAATGTTTATCCGCAATTCAGAGTTTCAAACGAACCGTTGAAAGGAAGATATTCTCCTAAAAACGCAGACGGTTCGAGCGGGGGAGTCTTCCCCATAAGGACAGCTTTGGAGCGTTCGATCAACATTGTTGCAGTAAGAATGATTGCAGATGGTGTAGTGAGCACCAGTTCCATTAGGGATGTGGCTTCGAAAATGGGGCTAAGGACACCTGTTGCAGATGATGCCACAATTGCCTTGGGTTCATCTGAAGTGGTACCTCTCGAACTGGCAGGTGCCTTCTCTGTTTTTCCAAACAAAGGCATGTATATTGCTCCGAACTGGTTCAAGAAGATTGAAGACCGAGATAAGAGTGAATTTGTACCATTTTCTCCATCAAAATGGAGGGCTATCTCCGAAGAAACTGCCGTTATGATGATCAGCATGCTTGAGGATGTTGTGAAATCAGGAACCGCTGCTTCGCTGAAAGGAAAATTTCCTTTTCCAGCTGCCGGAAAAACGGGAACCACACAGAATTTTACAGATGCCTGGTACGCCGGATTTACTCCCAGAATTGTTGCCCTTGTATGGATCGGCTTCGATGATGCCCGGATAAAATATCAGGGGGGGTATGGAGGAACTGCCGCGCTTCCAATTTGGGGTGATTTTATGGCTGCTGTCTATAGAGCGAAGAATTATCCGAAAGAAGAGTTTCCTGTTACTGCTCCAAACCTGATAAAAATTGAACTTTGTGCTTCCGGAACAGGATTCCTCGCCAAGGCTGGCCCCGGTTGTCCTGCCGTAAGTGATTATGTTCTGGCGAGTGAAGCATCTGCCATTCCTGTTTGCGAGAAAGCGCATGTGGGTGACGGTGGCAGTAAAAAAACCGACACATCAGGGAGTGAATGGTAAAAGAGGTGTGATTATTTCGAAAAAAATGATTAAATTTGCATTCTAAATTTTGATCTGCCCGGGTGGCGAAATTGGTAGACGCGCTAGATTCAGGTTCTAGTGTCGGTTACGACATGCAGGTTCGATTCCTGTCTCGGGCACTCATTTTTGACAAGCTGAAGATTTTTCTTCAGCTTTTTTTTTATTTTTTTCCCAAATCACTTGATTATGTCGTTTTTAGTTATTAGGTTATAACATACAGTATAAAAAATTCTTTATCTTTGATAACAGAATTATGGTTTGTTCCCAAACCACCGTTAGTATCGTGTAAACAGAATAAATAATCAGGAGTATCCGTTATGGAATCCGCGCTTTCAAAAAATCAGCATTTGACACATCAAATGTTTGATTTTAACAATGCTGCCGAAAAACTCGCAAAGTTTCAGGACGCATCGATCAACGCTGACAGGATTAAAAAAGCATTTAATCATGCCCACAATGTTAAAGAGAATGCTGAATATCTTCTAAAGCTTCTTTATGAAAAAGAATTGCTGGAAAGTATTCTTTCCGGTAAAAACAGGTTCTGTATTCATGTTGCAGGTCATAACATAGATGTGCATTTTAAAGATGGACTGACTGAGGAACATCTTTTTATCATTAAAGACATGTTGAAAGTGATTGAAACTCATCTAAAAACCGAGGTTGAGGAATTTGTGGACGCCGCAGAATCTGAATAAGGTTTGCGAATGAGTTAGTTTTACTTGTTGGAAGTTGATTTACGGTTCTTCCTGTTTCTTCTTTGGAGGAGGGAGAACCGTTTACTTTAAATATAAATGAGGAAGATGGAAAAAGTATTGCCGGGTTATGCGGAGGCACTTCAACTTGCCGGTGCACATTACGAAAATTTCCCTGTTGTCTCGATGTTTGTTCCGTCGAAATTGAGAAAAGATGTGGCAATCATATACTGGTTTGCCAGAACTTCTGATGACATTGCCGATGAAGGTGATGCACCCCAGCAGGAGAGGGAGGAGGCACTCGACAGATTTCTTGAAAGGTTCGAGGAATCCTTAAAAGGAAATTATCATGACGAACTGGATGAGGCGCTGGCAAATACAGTTTACACTCGAAATCTTGACAGTCAGATGTTCCGGAATTTAATTTCCGCATTTCGTCAGGATATAAGCGAGACCAGATATGAAAAATTTACAGATATTTTGGATTATTGCAGCAGGTCTGCCAACCCTGTCGGAAGACTTATATTGCAGTTACATGACATCAGAGACGAGAAATTCAGTAACTATTCAGATAAAATATGCACCGCTCTTCAATTAATAAATTTTTATCAGGATCTTTCAGTTGACTTTAAACGAAATAGATTATATATTCCCATTGAGGAAATTCTATCTTATGGAATTGATCCGGAGAAACTAATATTCTCTCCCGAGCAATTCAATGTTTCAGAGCTGATTAGATCACAGGTA
Coding sequences within it:
- a CDS encoding PBP1A family penicillin-binding protein, yielding MTENKSLRSRLQKKHKIMLIAGGVLVLFLFSFAIMWVKIKSGLPVVEELENPKFFLASKVFDTKGELLGHFYVENRVEVQYADIPKNLIEALISTEDKKFFDHWGVDVDRIIKSAVKTIFLGKPQGASTLTQQLARNLYKFKDNDESSSELAMRKVREWITAVQIERSFSKTEILTMYLNFNYFGRRSYGIESAAKNFFGVSTKELTPEKSALLVALLKSPTYFDPIRYPERSIQRRNQVLKNMMDDGFLTEDEYRKYSGMKIEIRREKKEALLNKAPYFLEYLKNEMIQSEKATGIDVLTAGLNIYTTLDLEMQMIADRAVVSNVNRLQRGFDSYWSWGGKQALLDDILDKAIKNDEEYQILVTKEEKQAYYNKLKKDKKFVDSVKYAATRVQAGFVALEVGTGHILAMVGGTDTTRGFGLNHVTQIRRQPGSTYKAILYTSAIEKSNVYPQFRVSNEPLKGRYSPKNADGSSGGVFPIRTALERSINIVAVRMIADGVVSTSSIRDVASKMGLRTPVADDATIALGSSEVVPLELAGAFSVFPNKGMYIAPNWFKKIEDRDKSEFVPFSPSKWRAISEETAVMMISMLEDVVKSGTAASLKGKFPFPAAGKTGTTQNFTDAWYAGFTPRIVALVWIGFDDARIKYQGGYGGTAALPIWGDFMAAVYRAKNYPKEEFPVTAPNLIKIELCASGTGFLAKAGPGCPAVSDYVLASEASAIPVCEKAHVGDGGSKKTDTSGSEW
- the hpnC gene encoding squalene synthase HpnC; the protein is MEKVLPGYAEALQLAGAHYENFPVVSMFVPSKLRKDVAIIYWFARTSDDIADEGDAPQQEREEALDRFLERFEESLKGNYHDELDEALANTVYTRNLDSQMFRNLISAFRQDISETRYEKFTDILDYCSRSANPVGRLILQLHDIRDEKFSNYSDKICTALQLINFYQDLSVDFKRNRLYIPIEEILSYGIDPEKLIFSPEQFNVSELIRSQVDRAESIMKDGQPLTGLLRGRLRIQISATYYGGLSILEKIRSGGYRSHMIRPSLSKFDYFYLFIRSIF